One segment of Pseudomonas asgharzadehiana DNA contains the following:
- the gloA gene encoding lactoylglutathione lyase, translated as MSLHELNTFPGVTAQPDTATSNFVFNHTMLRVKDITKSLDFYTRVLGFSLVEKRDFPEAEFSLYFLALVDKSQIPADAAARTQWMKSIPGILELTHNHGTENDADFAYHNGNTDPRGFGHICISVPDIVAACERFEALGCDFQKRLSDGRMKSLAFIKDPDAYWVEIIQPAPL; from the coding sequence ATGAGCCTGCACGAACTGAACACCTTCCCGGGCGTCACCGCCCAACCTGACACCGCCACGTCGAACTTCGTGTTCAACCACACCATGCTGCGGGTCAAGGACATCACCAAGTCGCTGGATTTCTATACCCGCGTCCTGGGTTTCTCCCTGGTTGAAAAGCGCGATTTCCCGGAAGCCGAATTCAGCCTGTACTTCCTGGCCCTGGTGGACAAATCCCAGATCCCTGCCGACGCCGCCGCGCGCACCCAGTGGATGAAGTCGATCCCGGGCATCCTTGAACTGACCCACAACCACGGCACCGAAAACGATGCCGACTTCGCTTATCACAACGGCAATACCGACCCGCGTGGCTTTGGCCATATCTGCATCTCGGTGCCGGATATCGTTGCAGCGTGCGAACGCTTTGAAGCGCTGGGGTGTGATTTCCAGAAACGCCTGAGCGATGGCCGCATGAAAAGCCTGGCATTCATCAAGGACCCCGATGCGTATTGGGTCGAGATCATTCAACCCGCGCCGCTGTAA